The Bdellovibrio bacteriovorus region TGGAATATCCACCCTTTCTTTTTACGCACGGGCATAAATATCGAAGCTCTGCCTTCTTTCAAATTCAAGGGCACACTCACCCGCTTGTCTCGATTCATGAAGGTCCTTTACGAATGAAACTTCCCTGCTTTCACCTTGAAAAAGAGTGTCTGACTATTCCTGCCTTCGGTAGCCTTACTGGAGGCTACGTCATTCGTCCTAAAAAGTCAGACCGCATTTTTGCTGTTGCCGAAAATGAAATTTTTGAAGTACGGACGAGACCTTAGAAAGAGTCAGCATTGCTTGTAGGCAAGGAAATGCATCTTCTCCGCCACACCTTTATTAAAGGAGTAGTCTTTGAAGCTGAGGGGGTGCTTCATGAAACTCAAAGATTTCAAACCAAAACCACTCAACCAACAGACCATCGTTATTACGGGTGCGACGAGCGGTATCGGTCTTGCGACTGCCGAAATGGCTGCTAAACGCGGCGCTCGTGTCGCCCTTTCATCACGCAACACAGATGATCTAGAGAAAATCTGTCGTCGACTGCAAGAACAGGGTTACAACGTTATCGGAGTTAAGGCCGACGTTCGCAGAATCGAAGAATTAAAAGAACTGTGTGAACAAACGAAGATGGCCTTCGGTTCAATCGACACATGGATTAACAATGCAGGTGGATCTATCTACGGACCTCTTTTAGAAATCCCGGAACGAGAAGAGCGAGAACTCTTTGAGATGAATTTCTGGGGTGTTCGTCACGGCTGTCACGTCGCGGTTGAAGCCCTCAAGGAAAATGGTGGCGTGCTTATCAATCTTGGCAGCGAAGTTTCCCTAAGATCTATTCCCCTTCAAGGTATGTATTCCGCAAGTAAACATGCGGTGAAAGCTTATACCGATGCTTTACGGATGGAATTAGAGCACGATGAAATTCCGATTCAAGTTTGCTTGGTACGACCAACGGCAATTGATACCCCATTCCCCGATCATGCAATAAATCATTTGAAATCCGGCGAGCCTTCATTGCCCGATCCTGTTTATCATCCCGATTATGCAGCAGAAGCTATTTTGAAATGCTGTGAAAAGCCTGAGCGAGATGTGTGGGTCGGAGCTCCATCTAAGATCCGAGCCATCATGGAATTTATGGCTCCCGAAATGGCCGATAAGATGATGGAAAAATCTGCATTCAAAGATCAATCCCAAGGAACCTCTGTTCCGCACAGTGCAGAGAACGAAGGTCTTTTTGCAGCTCCCGTGCAAGAGGGGGAAATTCAAGGACACCATAAAAAGAAAAT contains the following coding sequences:
- a CDS encoding SDR family oxidoreductase — protein: MKLKDFKPKPLNQQTIVITGATSGIGLATAEMAAKRGARVALSSRNTDDLEKICRRLQEQGYNVIGVKADVRRIEELKELCEQTKMAFGSIDTWINNAGGSIYGPLLEIPEREERELFEMNFWGVRHGCHVAVEALKENGGVLINLGSEVSLRSIPLQGMYSASKHAVKAYTDALRMELEHDEIPIQVCLVRPTAIDTPFPDHAINHLKSGEPSLPDPVYHPDYAAEAILKCCEKPERDVWVGAPSKIRAIMEFMAPEMADKMMEKSAFKDQSQGTSVPHSAENEGLFAAPVQEGEIQGHHKKKIKATDEMKKPHISDPRPSHH